One Streptomyces sp. NBC_00554 DNA segment encodes these proteins:
- a CDS encoding serine/threonine protein kinase has translation MSGILIHLPSAHRTEPTTTRRLGPGETARFGRGTKAHPVELLLPDPAVSRLAGEIRVTEDHWQLTNFSTTHSYLVENPEGAGEYLRVPPRRSGAPIPFEFARVVLPTRGSTVSFQVFAPDHVYLDADDPGGAWGTRTLNAYSLDETATYFLVLVALCEPRLRDESAVSVPSTPQVVERIRAHPALSRLTARAVSAHIDYLAEQKLRVRGPQDVDASGSGTRRTGKREAVVGVALRFGLVREEHLALLPSRAPGLPLPAPAPSGGNR, from the coding sequence ATGAGCGGCATACTGATCCATTTGCCGTCAGCGCACCGAACGGAGCCGACGACGACCCGGCGCCTGGGACCGGGGGAGACCGCGCGCTTCGGCCGGGGCACGAAGGCGCATCCGGTCGAACTGCTGCTGCCCGACCCGGCCGTCTCCCGGCTCGCCGGGGAGATCCGGGTGACGGAGGACCACTGGCAGCTCACCAACTTCTCCACCACCCACAGCTACCTGGTCGAGAACCCCGAAGGGGCCGGGGAGTACCTGCGGGTCCCGCCGCGCCGGTCGGGGGCGCCGATCCCCTTCGAGTTCGCCCGGGTCGTGCTGCCCACCCGGGGCTCCACGGTGAGCTTCCAGGTGTTCGCGCCCGACCACGTCTACCTCGACGCGGACGATCCCGGCGGCGCCTGGGGCACCCGTACCCTCAACGCCTACTCCCTGGACGAGACCGCCACGTACTTCCTCGTCCTGGTGGCGCTCTGCGAACCGCGGCTGCGCGACGAGTCGGCCGTCTCCGTGCCGAGCACCCCGCAGGTCGTGGAACGCATCCGCGCCCACCCGGCGCTGTCGCGGCTGACCGCGCGGGCGGTCAGCGCCCACATCGACTACCTGGCCGAGCAGAAGCTACGGGTGCGCGGGCCGCAGGACGTCGACGCCTCGGGCAGCGGTACGCGGCGTACCGGCAAGCGCGAGGCCGTCGTCGGCGTCGCACTGCGCTTCGGCCTGGTCCGCGAGGAGCACCTGGCACTGCTGCCGTCCCGCGCCCCGGGCCTCCCGCTCCCGGCACCGGCACCGTCCGGGGGTAACCGGTGA
- a CDS encoding serine/threonine-protein kinase, which produces MSGTGETYDETVDGGTGEPGRGGTGETGPGGTDEPRPGGTGETDHDRTGEPHPDETGETGTGGTGGTGGTGESSHGRTDETNQGRTDGSDHNDSAKTAGRIPRGFRVGRWEVTEPIADGGWGQVYEGREASEDAAAPAEAEAAEGGAEAPHRVALKFLPTSGLAPRQAARLAETARREIEFGSRAHHPRLMRLLDSVVLGDSEVPGLDGAVVLVMERAESSLQDLLDAADGNPLPEADRLVTEICEGLAHLHRLGWVHGDLKPDNVLIMADGSVRLSDFGLTVELEGTRGTHGYIPPLGSPDYLPPERWRAPLDERGVQVRPTADVWALGVMIHQVFSGGASPFPGATFTSRASAVQEYAEGRAPLRLHVVVPEFWRTLAADCLLPAHVERAAHTADSLLERIRAAGQGDDSPAARPRSRKRAVALAAGAALALLGAGGGAWWQWGGSDGASGRAPEARLSVYNADDKCRASTDRHPLCSLGLAIDPTMAYVLDNVVQTRVWHGDVLAVECGLERGIPITDEAGVRSSRWYRVRLPTAEKGAETVRTTAWLPEVRTRSKPSVPACTG; this is translated from the coding sequence GTGAGCGGTACGGGCGAGACGTACGACGAGACGGTCGACGGGGGGACGGGCGAACCGGGTCGCGGCGGGACCGGGGAGACGGGCCCTGGTGGGACCGACGAACCGAGACCCGGCGGGACCGGCGAGACGGACCACGACCGGACCGGCGAACCGCATCCCGACGAGACCGGCGAGACAGGCACCGGCGGCACCGGCGGCACCGGCGGCACCGGCGAATCGAGTCACGGCCGCACCGACGAGACGAACCAGGGCCGGACCGACGGGTCGGACCACAACGACTCCGCCAAGACCGCCGGCCGGATACCCCGAGGCTTCCGCGTAGGCCGCTGGGAGGTCACCGAGCCGATAGCCGACGGTGGTTGGGGGCAGGTCTACGAGGGCCGCGAGGCGTCGGAGGACGCGGCGGCCCCGGCAGAGGCGGAGGCCGCGGAGGGCGGCGCCGAAGCACCGCACCGGGTCGCGCTGAAGTTCCTGCCGACCTCGGGGCTGGCTCCCCGGCAGGCCGCGCGGCTGGCGGAGACGGCGCGGCGCGAGATCGAGTTCGGCAGCCGGGCACACCATCCCCGGCTGATGCGGCTGTTGGACTCCGTGGTGCTCGGCGACAGCGAGGTGCCCGGACTGGACGGCGCCGTCGTACTGGTCATGGAGCGGGCCGAGAGCAGCCTCCAAGACCTGCTGGACGCCGCGGACGGCAACCCCCTGCCGGAAGCGGACCGGCTGGTGACCGAGATCTGCGAGGGGCTGGCCCACCTGCACCGGCTCGGCTGGGTGCACGGCGACCTGAAGCCGGACAACGTGCTGATCATGGCGGACGGTTCGGTACGGCTCTCCGACTTCGGTCTCACCGTCGAGCTGGAGGGGACGCGCGGCACCCACGGCTACATCCCGCCCCTCGGATCGCCCGACTACCTGCCGCCCGAGCGCTGGAGGGCCCCGCTGGACGAACGCGGGGTGCAGGTGCGGCCCACCGCCGACGTGTGGGCCCTGGGCGTGATGATCCATCAGGTGTTCAGCGGGGGTGCCTCGCCCTTCCCCGGGGCCACCTTCACCTCCCGCGCCTCGGCGGTCCAGGAGTACGCCGAGGGCAGGGCGCCGCTCAGGCTGCACGTCGTGGTGCCGGAGTTCTGGCGCACCCTGGCCGCCGACTGCCTCCTGCCCGCCCACGTCGAGCGTGCGGCGCACACGGCGGACAGCCTGCTGGAACGCATCCGGGCCGCCGGGCAGGGGGACGACAGCCCGGCCGCCCGGCCGCGGAGTCGTAAGCGGGCCGTGGCCCTGGCCGCCGGTGCGGCGCTGGCCCTGCTCGGCGCGGGCGGCGGCGCCTGGTGGCAGTGGGGAGGCTCCGACGGCGCCTCCGGGCGGGCGCCGGAGGCGCGGCTGAGCGTGTACAACGCCGACGACAAGTGCCGCGCCAGCACCGACCGGCACCCGCTGTGCAGCCTCGGCCTGGCCATCGACCCCACCATGGCGTACGTCCTGGACAACGTTGTGCAGACCCGGGTGTGGCACGGCGATGTCCTCGCCGTCGAGTGCGGTCTGGAGCGGGGCATCCCCATCACCGACGAGGCGGGCGTCCGGTCGTCGCGGTGGTACCGGGTGCGGCTGCCCACGGCGGAGAAGGGTGCGGAGACCGTGCGGACCACCGCCTGGCTGCCCGAGGTGCGGACCAGGAGCAAGCCCTCCGTCCCGGCCTGCACCGGCTGA
- a CDS encoding peptidoglycan DD-metalloendopeptidase family protein, translated as MRLGLNGMNLRAGLLAAAAALLLPLVAAAPGHAATNGSAAATAFAGSCPAAGVVTQGYSSAHDGVDIANSLGTPIYAVGAGEVIASGPAQGYGQWIRILHSDGTVTEYGHMYQRDVSVGQQVSAGQRIALMGSEGDSTGVHLHLRVRVGTSTSIRGIDPVPYLSDRGVGLPCTPGGGGGGGSATVTAWAEANVRSCASTSCEAKSKVYPGESYPAECWVVGQSVTAEGVTNDKWVRLPLNAGGVGYVSGIYLKGDETGGVTTRCP; from the coding sequence GTGCGTCTTGGTCTGAACGGGATGAACCTGCGGGCCGGCCTGCTGGCCGCGGCGGCGGCCCTGCTGCTGCCCCTCGTGGCGGCCGCCCCCGGCCACGCGGCGACGAACGGCTCCGCCGCCGCCACCGCCTTCGCCGGCTCCTGCCCGGCCGCCGGCGTGGTCACCCAGGGCTACAGCAGCGCCCACGACGGTGTCGACATCGCGAACTCGCTCGGCACCCCTATATACGCGGTCGGCGCCGGCGAAGTCATCGCCTCAGGCCCTGCCCAGGGCTACGGCCAGTGGATCCGCATCCTGCACTCCGACGGCACCGTGACCGAGTACGGCCACATGTACCAGCGGGACGTCTCCGTCGGCCAGCAGGTGTCGGCCGGTCAGCGCATCGCCCTGATGGGCTCCGAGGGCGACTCCACCGGCGTCCACCTGCATCTGCGGGTGCGGGTCGGCACCTCCACCTCGATCCGCGGCATCGACCCGGTGCCGTACCTGAGCGACCGCGGAGTCGGGCTGCCGTGCACGCCCGGCGGTGGCGGTGGTGGTGGTTCGGCGACGGTGACGGCGTGGGCGGAGGCCAATGTCCGTTCGTGTGCGTCGACTTCGTGTGAGGCCAAGAGCAAGGTGTACCCGGGTGAGTCCTACCCGGCGGAGTGCTGGGTGGTCGGTCAGAGCGTGACCGCCGAGGGTGTCACCAACGACAAGTGGGTCCGTCTGCCGCTGAATGCGGGCGGCGTCGGCTACGTCAGCGGTATCTACCTCAAGGGCGACGAGACCGGCGGCGTCACCACACGCTGCCCCTGA
- a CDS encoding SH3 domain-containing protein — protein MRVVSVRAKWRTPLWATQVLCLLLVLTGLTVPSAAAQDQKRQDSWRIDLSGPEAERGNVASRPDGITVENSRARTPSVRGASHAVYTSPGRSLGRQLTAFTVLTEAELPTGTKVQTEIRGSNHPGTWTQWRTIDGAGAVRLPQAVSLLQVRLTLLGVPGGASPTVHAVTVAAAAEQPAPQQTPENGLSAAASGPTYRLFATREGLTGQTTANGHVIQPRDHFVALPSRRMLAVNGGHEYQVRLCYQGRCETAPVWDVGPWNTRDDYWNPPAQREMWRDLPQGTPEAQAAYQNGYNGGLDEFGRRAANPAGIDVADGTFWDGLGMTDNGWVDVTFMPDSGGGGSATVTAWAEANVRSCASTSCEAKSKVYPGESYPAECWVVGQSVTAEGVTNDKWVRLPLNAGGVGYVSGIYLKGDETGGVTTRCP, from the coding sequence GTGCGTGTCGTATCCGTGCGTGCCAAGTGGCGTACGCCGCTGTGGGCAACGCAGGTCCTGTGTCTGCTGCTCGTCCTGACGGGCCTGACGGTGCCGTCCGCCGCCGCGCAGGATCAGAAACGTCAGGACAGCTGGCGCATCGACCTGTCGGGACCGGAGGCCGAGCGGGGCAACGTCGCCTCCCGTCCGGACGGGATCACCGTCGAGAACAGCAGAGCCCGGACACCGTCTGTACGGGGCGCCTCCCACGCCGTGTACACCTCGCCCGGCAGAAGCCTCGGCCGCCAGCTCACGGCGTTCACCGTGCTGACCGAGGCGGAGCTCCCCACCGGCACGAAGGTGCAGACCGAGATCCGGGGCAGCAACCACCCGGGCACCTGGACGCAGTGGCGGACCATAGACGGCGCCGGCGCGGTCCGGCTGCCGCAGGCGGTCTCCCTCCTCCAGGTCCGGCTCACCCTGCTCGGCGTCCCCGGCGGTGCTTCACCCACCGTCCACGCCGTCACCGTCGCGGCCGCGGCCGAGCAGCCCGCGCCGCAGCAGACCCCGGAGAACGGCTTGTCGGCGGCCGCGTCCGGTCCCACCTACCGGCTGTTCGCCACCCGGGAGGGCCTCACCGGGCAGACCACCGCCAACGGCCATGTCATCCAGCCCCGCGACCACTTCGTGGCCCTGCCCTCGCGACGGATGCTGGCGGTCAACGGCGGACACGAGTACCAGGTGCGGCTGTGCTACCAGGGGCGTTGCGAGACCGCGCCCGTGTGGGACGTAGGCCCGTGGAACACCCGCGACGACTACTGGAACCCGCCCGCGCAGCGGGAGATGTGGCGCGATCTGCCGCAGGGCACCCCCGAGGCTCAGGCGGCGTACCAAAACGGCTACAACGGCGGGCTCGACGAGTTCGGCCGACGAGCGGCGAATCCGGCCGGCATCGACGTCGCGGACGGCACCTTCTGGGACGGCCTCGGTATGACCGACAACGGCTGGGTGGACGTCACCTTCATGCCGGACAGCGGTGGTGGTGGTTCGGCGACGGTGACGGCGTGGGCGGAGGCCAATGTCCGTTCGTGTGCGTCGACTTCGTGTGAGGCCAAGAGCAAGGTGTACCCGGGTGAGTCCTACCCGGCGGAGTGCTGGGTGGTCGGTCAGAGCGTGACCGCCGAGGGTGTCACCAACGACAAGTGGGTCCGTCTGCCGCTGAATGCGGGCGGCGTCGGCTACGTCAGCGGTATCTACCTCAAGGGCGACGAGACCGGCGGCGTCACCACACGCTGCCCCTGA
- a CDS encoding fumarylacetoacetate hydrolase family protein: protein MRFATFLYGGRRQSGVVVDDKVHPFEVPAELQEFIKAGEDMLRTAAADALAGTSPLPLADVRLLPPLQPPTVRDFLTFERHVEGMALGHGDTVPEEWYQAPTFYFSNPYAMIGAHDDVPVPPGCERFDFELEVAAVIGKSGRNLSPAQAREHIIGYTILNDWSARDLQGREMRVGLGPAKGKDSATTLGPWLVTADELEPHRTADGFLDLHLTVEVNGETVGQDSLADMAWTFEEMTAYASRGTWVRPGDVLGSGTCGNGGCLAELWGRHLVPEPPPLAPGDTVTMTVQGIGSISNTVVEGMPPVPVPRARHRH from the coding sequence ATGAGGTTCGCGACCTTCCTGTACGGCGGCCGACGGCAGTCGGGAGTCGTGGTGGACGACAAGGTCCACCCCTTCGAAGTCCCTGCGGAACTACAGGAGTTCATCAAGGCGGGAGAGGACATGTTGCGCACGGCAGCTGCGGACGCCCTGGCCGGGACATCGCCCCTGCCCCTGGCCGACGTACGACTGCTGCCGCCTCTGCAGCCGCCCACGGTGCGGGACTTCTTGACCTTCGAGCGTCATGTGGAGGGCATGGCGCTCGGACACGGCGACACCGTCCCCGAAGAGTGGTACCAGGCGCCCACGTTCTACTTCAGCAACCCCTACGCGATGATCGGCGCCCACGACGACGTGCCCGTCCCACCCGGTTGCGAGCGCTTCGACTTCGAACTGGAAGTAGCTGCGGTCATCGGCAAGTCGGGCCGCAACCTCAGTCCGGCGCAGGCCCGCGAGCACATCATCGGCTACACGATCCTCAACGACTGGTCCGCCCGCGACCTGCAGGGCCGCGAGATGAGAGTCGGACTGGGCCCGGCCAAGGGCAAGGACTCCGCCACCACCCTCGGCCCCTGGCTGGTCACCGCCGACGAACTCGAACCCCACCGCACGGCCGACGGCTTCCTCGACCTCCACCTCACCGTCGAGGTCAACGGCGAGACCGTCGGCCAGGACAGCCTCGCCGACATGGCATGGACCTTCGAGGAGATGACGGCCTACGCCTCCCGCGGCACCTGGGTCCGCCCCGGCGACGTCCTGGGCTCCGGCACCTGCGGCAACGGCGGCTGTCTGGCCGAACTCTGGGGCCGCCACCTGGTCCCGGAACCGCCACCGCTCGCTCCCGGAGACACGGTCACCATGACCGTCCAGGGCATCGGAAGCATCAGCAACACCGTGGTCGAAGGGATGCCGCCCGTACCCGTACCCCGCGCCCGTCACAGACACTGA
- a CDS encoding MFS transporter, with protein sequence MVSSPAYDPPAAAPSSAPAVLRPGTLIAGCLAVCLAQIGLVLPAAINGVIQRSLGTSGAELTWISDAFLVPAAVLALTFGVVGDLYGRKKLLVGGALLAAVGYLVSATADSAAQLITGQALSGIGAAALFPASLAVIIAGTPTPAARARGLASWTTALSLGALIAPLLSGAVVEHTSFHWAFAATGILALATAVAAWRLTTESSAPEGRSLDWPGQITIALALLALLYGIIQGPTDGWGSVTVVGSFVLAAVMLGAFIAAESRSKSPMLRLELFRNRAFSASAAMAVIGMFGFLGGAYDLSIRLGVIQHQSPLRAAVPFLIIQAVTPLIWPLLVRLLQRVGPGPMLVTGFVSLAVAQLWLRAVPVHETGIPALLGPLVLNGVGFGLVVAAITAAAVNVVAPHLTGMAAATTSLVRDLGQTLGPAVVGAVALAVATDQLTGSLGAAALTPAEHGTATAVLEGGGPLALHTADLGPLSAKLAPLTERALADGYADVLLLTAGACATAAVIAAVFLGVRPRAAAQLEGSRS encoded by the coding sequence ATGGTCTCCAGCCCCGCCTACGACCCACCCGCCGCCGCCCCTTCCAGCGCGCCGGCCGTCCTGCGTCCGGGCACCCTCATCGCCGGATGCCTGGCCGTCTGCCTCGCCCAGATCGGCCTCGTCCTGCCCGCCGCGATCAACGGTGTCATCCAGCGCTCCCTGGGGACCTCCGGCGCCGAACTCACCTGGATCAGCGACGCGTTCCTCGTGCCCGCCGCGGTCCTGGCGCTGACCTTCGGTGTCGTCGGGGACCTGTACGGCCGCAAGAAACTCCTGGTGGGCGGCGCCCTGCTGGCGGCGGTCGGCTATCTGGTCTCCGCCACCGCCGACTCGGCGGCGCAGCTGATCACCGGCCAGGCGCTGTCCGGCATCGGTGCCGCGGCCCTCTTCCCAGCCTCCCTCGCCGTGATCATCGCCGGGACCCCGACACCGGCGGCCCGCGCCCGGGGCCTGGCCTCCTGGACAACCGCGCTGTCCCTGGGCGCCCTCATAGCCCCGCTGCTGTCCGGGGCGGTCGTCGAACACACCTCGTTCCACTGGGCGTTCGCGGCCACCGGCATCCTGGCGCTCGCCACCGCGGTCGCGGCCTGGCGGCTGACCACCGAATCGAGCGCACCCGAAGGCCGCTCGCTGGACTGGCCGGGGCAGATCACCATCGCCCTCGCCCTGCTGGCCCTGCTCTACGGCATCATCCAGGGCCCCACCGACGGCTGGGGGTCGGTGACGGTCGTCGGCTCCTTCGTCCTCGCCGCGGTGATGCTGGGGGCGTTCATCGCGGCCGAGTCGCGCAGCAAGTCTCCGATGCTGCGCCTGGAGCTGTTCCGCAATCGGGCGTTCTCGGCCTCGGCCGCCATGGCGGTGATCGGCATGTTCGGCTTCCTGGGCGGCGCGTACGACCTGAGCATCCGGCTCGGTGTCATCCAGCACCAGAGCCCGCTGCGGGCCGCGGTGCCGTTCCTGATCATCCAGGCCGTCACCCCGCTCATCTGGCCGCTCCTTGTCCGCCTGCTCCAGCGGGTGGGGCCGGGTCCGATGCTGGTCACCGGCTTCGTCTCGCTGGCCGTCGCCCAGCTGTGGCTGCGTGCCGTGCCGGTGCACGAGACCGGAATTCCCGCCCTGCTGGGGCCACTTGTTCTCAACGGCGTCGGCTTCGGACTGGTCGTCGCCGCCATCACCGCCGCCGCCGTCAACGTCGTGGCTCCCCATCTCACCGGCATGGCCGCCGCGACGACCAGCCTGGTTCGCGACCTCGGCCAGACCCTCGGCCCCGCGGTCGTCGGCGCGGTCGCCCTCGCCGTGGCCACCGACCAGCTGACCGGCAGCCTCGGTGCGGCGGCCCTCACCCCCGCCGAACACGGCACGGCCACGGCCGTTCTCGAGGGAGGCGGCCCGCTCGCGCTGCACACCGCCGACCTGGGCCCCCTCAGCGCCAAGCTCGCCCCGCTCACCGAACGGGCCCTGGCGGACGGATACGCCGATGTCCTCCTGCTCACCGCCGGCGCCTGCGCGACCGCCGCCGTCATCGCCGCCGTATTCCTGGGCGTGAGGCCGCGCGCCGCCGCCCAGCTGGAAGGGAGCCGGTCATGA
- a CDS encoding MBL fold metallo-hydrolase — protein MSNAGLVTGRGESLLVDTLFDLHLTGAMLAGLAPLTDTAPISTVVNTHGNGDHWFGNQLVAHAEIIAARGSLTDMRQAGPAEVRALLAEDSDAGRFARRIFARFDYRDVRPVLPNRVFEGETVLDIGGTEVRLIDVGAAHSAGDTIVHVPSARTVYTGDIVFVGATPLVWHGPFAGGLAACDLLLGLDVDTVVPGHGPVTTKAAVRTVRDYLSYVHEEATARFTAGMPAADAARDIRLGPFAGLDESERLAVNVYTVYRELDPGLPPLDGPQLFGRMACLAHP, from the coding sequence ATGAGCAACGCCGGATTGGTCACCGGCCGCGGCGAGTCCCTGCTCGTCGACACCCTCTTCGACCTGCACCTGACCGGGGCCATGCTGGCCGGCCTTGCGCCGCTGACCGACACCGCGCCCATCTCGACCGTGGTCAACACCCACGGCAACGGCGATCACTGGTTCGGCAACCAGCTCGTGGCCCACGCCGAGATCATCGCGGCCCGCGGATCGCTGACCGACATGCGGCAGGCGGGCCCGGCCGAGGTGCGGGCGCTGCTGGCCGAGGACAGCGACGCCGGACGCTTCGCCCGCCGGATCTTCGCCCGCTTCGACTACCGCGATGTCCGACCCGTCCTTCCGAACCGGGTGTTCGAAGGCGAGACGGTCCTGGACATCGGCGGGACGGAGGTCCGGCTGATCGACGTGGGAGCCGCACACAGCGCCGGAGACACGATCGTCCATGTCCCGAGCGCGCGGACCGTCTACACCGGTGACATCGTCTTCGTCGGCGCCACCCCCCTCGTATGGCACGGCCCGTTCGCGGGCGGGCTCGCCGCCTGCGACCTGCTGCTGGGCCTCGACGTGGACACCGTCGTGCCCGGACACGGCCCGGTCACCACCAAGGCGGCCGTCCGGACCGTCCGCGACTACCTCTCGTACGTCCATGAAGAGGCCACCGCCCGCTTCACCGCCGGAATGCCGGCCGCGGACGCGGCACGGGACATCCGCCTCGGCCCCTTCGCCGGCCTCGATGAAAGCGAACGCCTCGCGGTCAACGTCTACACGGTCTACCGCGAACTCGACCCCGGCCTGCCCCCGCTCGACGGCCCCCAGCTCTTCGGCCGCATGGCCTGCCTCGCCCACCCCTGA
- a CDS encoding TetR/AcrR family transcriptional regulator, which translates to MQIPEAGATAAADTRPTGRRERKRRQVRDQLYAAALDLFVTQGYETTTMEQIAEAADVARATVFNHFSQKVGFLEEWGARRRARVAEILGSSQLEDLSTGDQLRRYLREMAELNIASRPETTVLMDAGARVGSLLHDRSLEIELAKIAERGRQRGELRTGVDADQVGAMLAASYFSTVLRWIRVEPAPFDLRDRLDGALDVILLGILDREGEGVPSGR; encoded by the coding sequence ATGCAGATCCCGGAGGCAGGAGCCACAGCCGCAGCGGACACCCGGCCCACCGGACGCCGCGAGCGCAAGCGCCGGCAGGTGCGCGATCAGCTCTACGCCGCCGCGCTGGACCTGTTCGTCACCCAGGGCTACGAGACGACGACCATGGAGCAGATCGCGGAGGCCGCCGACGTGGCCCGGGCCACCGTCTTCAACCACTTCTCCCAGAAGGTCGGCTTCCTGGAGGAGTGGGGCGCCCGGCGGCGGGCGCGGGTCGCGGAGATCCTCGGCTCGTCGCAGCTGGAGGACCTGTCGACGGGCGACCAACTGCGCCGCTACCTACGGGAGATGGCCGAGCTCAATATCGCCTCCCGGCCGGAGACCACCGTCCTGATGGACGCCGGCGCCCGGGTCGGCAGCCTCCTGCACGACCGGTCCCTGGAGATCGAACTGGCGAAGATCGCCGAGCGGGGACGGCAGCGCGGCGAGCTCCGGACAGGCGTCGACGCCGACCAGGTCGGCGCCATGCTGGCCGCCAGCTACTTCTCCACGGTCCTGCGCTGGATCCGGGTGGAACCCGCCCCCTTCGACCTGCGCGACCGGCTCGACGGGGCCCTCGACGTCATCCTGCTCGGCATTCTCGACCGGGAAGGGGAGGGCGTACCTTCCGGCCGCTGA